The Macrobrachium nipponense isolate FS-2020 chromosome 46, ASM1510439v2, whole genome shotgun sequence genome has a segment encoding these proteins:
- the LOC135214614 gene encoding uncharacterized protein LOC135214614, whose protein sequence is MLLAMTPVRIRVTPLAAYLLALAVYSCFMCISTLKEHQRRQYEAMTANDAGIDEDQQRPSIHRRTRSLDPPKFVTVDDFYSWLSSPETDCRKLVRFGGTYCRKTVDSDKNVCLDPDVALKPRNCTVYSFGIGHDTSFDDMSNDFGCDVFMFDPTINKSDVSSQLLKKQKFFHVGISSKNYTLLHNVTYVDSGGGEVIVGKYNTYDEIRKLVGHTNQVVHYLKVDIENTEWDVIPYLSRKGLWPGIMQIAIEVHTMAIMDLPPENVMDELQRYARILLLLRKEGFLRVSYRPNYVEETLYKVPGENRSIPTCSEVLYIRRGPRLIDI, encoded by the exons ATGCTCTTGGCCATGACACCCGTTCGAATCAGAGTGACTCCTCTCGCGGCATACCTTCTGGCCTTAGCTGTGTACAGCTGTTTCATGTGCATCAGCACACTCAAGGAACACCAGAGACGACAATACGAAGCTATGACAGCTAACGACGCGGGTATAGACGAAGACCAGCAGAGACCTAGCATTCACAGACGAACCAG GAGTCTTGATCCGCCGAAATTCGTCACTGTGGACGACTTTTATTCTTGGCTGTCCTCACCGGAAACAGACTGCAGAAAGCTGGTTCGATTTGGAGGAACGTATTGTAGAAA GACGGTAGACTCCGATAAAAATGTCTGCTTGGATCCCGACGTTGCTCTGAAACCGAGGAACTGCACAGTGTATTCTTTCGGTATAGGCCATGACACTTCCTTTGATGATATG TCAAATGACTTTGGGTGTGACGTCTTCATGTTCGACCCAACAATAAACAAGAGTGACGTAAGCAGTCAACTTCTAAAGAAACAGAAGTTTTTCCACGTCGGTATAAGTTCTAAAAACTAC ACCCTCCTCCACAACGTCACCTACGTTGACTCAGGCGGCGGCGAAGTGATTGTAGGAAAGTACAACACCTACGATGAAATAAGAAAGCTCGTTGGACACACGAACCAAGTTGTCCATTACCTCAAG GTTGACATCGAGAATACCGAATGGGATGTGATTCCTTACCTGTCGAGAAAGGGCTTATGGCCAGGTATCATGCAAATCGCAATTGAGGTCCACACGATGGCCATTATGGATCTCCCGCCTGAAAAT gttaTGGATGAACTGCAGCGCTACGCAAGGATCCTTCTTCTCTTAAGAAAAGAAGGATTTCTGAGAGTATCCTACCGTCCCAACTACGTCGAGGAAACTCTCTACAAGGTCCCTGGAGAAAACAGGTCGATTCCTACGTGTTCGGAAGTCCTTTACATACGAAGAGGTCCCCGTctgatagatatatag